A stretch of the Ensifer sp. PDNC004 genome encodes the following:
- the petA gene encoding ubiquinol-cytochrome c reductase iron-sulfur subunit, giving the protein MSEHDTSSEALGEPTRRDFLYLATGMAGVVGAGAVAWPFIDQMRPDASTLALASIEVDVSSLQPGMSLTAKWRGKPIFIRNRTEKEVEEAKAVQLDELKDQVARNANLPADATASDLDRSAGEGKENWIVMIGSCTHLGCVPLGQAGDFGGWFCPCHGSHYDTAGRIRKGPAPENLHVPTFSFVSDTVIKIG; this is encoded by the coding sequence GTGAGCGAACACGACACTTCAAGCGAGGCCTTGGGCGAGCCCACTCGCCGCGACTTCCTTTATCTGGCTACCGGTATGGCAGGCGTCGTTGGCGCTGGCGCCGTCGCCTGGCCGTTCATCGACCAGATGCGTCCGGATGCATCAACGCTCGCGCTCGCGTCGATCGAGGTTGACGTATCGAGCCTGCAGCCCGGTATGTCGCTGACCGCGAAATGGCGCGGCAAGCCGATCTTCATCCGCAACCGTACGGAGAAGGAAGTCGAGGAGGCAAAGGCCGTCCAGCTCGACGAGCTTAAGGACCAGGTTGCGCGCAACGCCAACCTTCCGGCCGATGCAACCGCGAGCGACCTCGATCGTTCCGCCGGCGAAGGCAAGGAAAACTGGATCGTCATGATCGGTTCCTGCACCCATCTGGGCTGCGTGCCGCTTGGCCAGGCCGGTGATTTCGGTGGCTGGTTCTGTCCCTGCCACGGTTCGCACTACGATACGGCCGGCCGCATCCGTAAGGGTCCGGCGCCGGAGAACCTTCACGTGCCGACCTTCTCGTTCGTATCCGACACAGTTATCAAGATCGGTTGA